TCTTCCAGGAGGTATTGCCATTGCTGCTCATAATAGTCTTTCATAATTTTATTTGCTTCATCTAGCTGATTTTTTAAGATGGGAGAGATGAGGTCAGCGAATTCATCTTTCATCTCCTCTTTTTCATTAAGCTCAAAAAAAGCACGTGGACTTTTAAACTTTTTCAATATAGATGAGGATTGACGCTCATCGATCACAAGCTCTCCATGGAATGCAGGTAAAGGAATCGATGGCCATTCCCGGCGTTCCAGTCTAAGGTGTTTTCTTACTTTTTTTAACTCGCCTTCAGATTCCTGTTGTATTTGGTCAATCAAACCTTCAAGAAGACGCTCAATTCTAACACCTACCGCTTTGAACTCCTGATTCATCTCAAATTCTATTTCCTGAACCAATTCATCACGTGCTTCTCTAAGTTGATCCTGAATAGTTTGATCTTTCCCATTAATGGTGGCCGGATTAAAATGACGCTTAAAATAATCCGTGAAATTCAGCATCATTCGGTGATGCACATAATAGATCTGTTTGTCTATTTTATTCTTCAGTGATTCTTTTTCTTTCATGCGGTCGAAGTCTTTTATTACATCAAGAGCTTCCTCATGTTGAGCTTTTGCTTTTTTCAAGAACTGTTTCCGCTCTTTTTCGTTGAGTTGATTATTCTCAATAAACGTAGCAAGTGTCTCTTTCAATTCATTTAAGTTCCGCTCCATAGACTGAGTTAAAACCTCAGCGAGCTCCCCATGCAGAAACTGATTAAACTGAGCTTCAAACGCGTTAATACCGGATGACTGGCCTCGCTCCCCCTGTTTTTCTCGTAACCCTATTAGACTGGATAGTGAAAAAAGACGTGGCTTTCGAATATCGAATCGCCCCAGCTGATCGGCTACATATTTTTCTACATGCTTTACTTCCTCTTCTGAAGAGGCCAGATCTACCGCATTTATAATAAAGAACATCTTATCCATAGCGAAACTATCTTTGACGCGTCCTAATTGCGTAAGGAAAGATTCATCGGCTTTGGAGAATGGGTGGTTATAGTATGTGACAAACAGGACAGCATCCGCATCCTTGATATATTCAAACGATACATCGGTGTGTCTGGCATTCACTGAATCCGCTCCTGGCGTATCCACCAGCGTAATTCCTGCCTCCGTGAAAGGGCAATCATAAAAGATTTCCACAGATTCGATGAAACACGATTTAGACTCTTCAGCTACGTACATAGAAAATTCATTCCACGGAATAGAAATGGACTGACCTAAATGTTCTTTCATCGAGTTATATCCATTTAAAAAAGCCTCTAAAAATGAAGTGGATCTGTGATCCAGACGGCTCAGGTCCTTTACACTCTCCAATTGTGTTACGTAACCGGAAAGAGTATCACTTCGCAATTCCAACTTTGTAAAAATCGGTTCTAAATCATCTAAAAGTTCTTCTTCTTTCTTTACAATCGCCTGAATCGAACCATGAGGGTTTTCATCACTGGAAGGCGATATTTTATTGATGGTCGCCGTGGTGGGGTTCGGAGAGGCTGGTAACAGAGTATCTCCAAGAAGAGCATTAGCGAAGGATGATTTCCCTGCACTAAAGGCGCCAAATAACGCTACCGTATAGTGTCGGTTACGCAATCGGTCCTGCTTATCCCGAAGCTGATGAACTAACCCGTCAATGCCTTCAACATCCTCTACAATCGATAGTGCCTTCGTTACTCTTTGCAGTGTGGAATCGATAGAAGCTTGGCCCTCTGTGAGGGAGGGCTCCGGACTCAGATCTTCGTCAAAGTTACGTTCTACAGTCTGTTCCAACAACTCACTTGTAATCTGTTTATGCTGAACGCGCTTTTCGCGCTCCTCCAGGTCGTTCTTAATCAAATCCTTAACCATGGAAGAAAGCGTCTCATTTTCAAGGCTCTGGTACAAATTCTTTCGGTAGGAAGCAAGATCTTCCTCCATCTGTTCCAGTTCTTCCACAATCTGATCTTTTTCTTCCATAGCCTGGAAAACCGACTTGTTTTTTTCGTACTCCTTTTTCTTTTCATTTCTTATGTGCTTTTCGATTTGATTCCACCACTGATTCACGAACTGACGCATCTCTTTCTTGATATCATTGGACAACTGATCCGTATACCGAAGAATATAGTGACCGGTGACAGAAGCACCTGGTTCTATCATATCCTGCAGTTTAGCCTTCTCATATATGAAGTTAAATCGCTGGATTTCATTCAGAAGCTCTTCATCAGTTATCGAAAGCTCTTCCGTAACTTCCAAAAGACGTTCTTTAAGCGGCCACTTTAAATTTTTTTCAATGCTCTCGAGGACCTGATCATAAAAAGCGGATTCTCTTTCCTCTTTAACTTCTTCCGTCTTTTTCTTGGTGAATAATACCCCTACTTTAAAGCCTCTCTGTCTGGATTCAAGAAATTTTTCTGCTTCGTCCCGTAATGAACTCGGCATGAGGTAAGCGTTCGGAATGAATGAAGATACACGCCGTTTAAAAAGATCCGCAGCTTCTGAAATGACTTGTTCTGTATCTCTTCGATCTTCCTGGGTAAGATGGCTCTCACTCATACCTTTATCTAAGTGCTCTTTACGATCTTTTAACTCCTGTTCCCGCTGAAAAAATCCATCCGATCGATTATGTACGCTTTCCTCAATAATGGTTTCTGCAGCCTTGACAGCCTGCTCCTGCACACGAGCATAAGAAGAGGAATACAACTGGGTAAACGCTGCTTTTAATGCTTCATACTCATTCTTATCATAAGAAAAGTCCCTTAGAGAGATATAATATATGGCCTCAGGCTCAATTCCCCGACTAGAGAACGAGTGTTCGACACTCTGTTTAAAGTCTTCAAATGACAGTTCTGCTTCGTTGTGTTTATCAATTTGATTAATGACTACAGAGAATGGTGTCCCGCGTTCTTGCATCTCCATTAAAAACTTAACATTGACTTCGGATTGAACATGGTTATAATCCATCACATAATACAGAACATCCATCAGATGAAGAGAGGATTCTGTAATTAAACGGTCCGCATCATTTGTCGAATCTACTCCAGGAGTATCCAATACGGTAACATGTTCAGGCAGGCCGCAGTCAGGACGGCTGATCACTACTCTTGATATATCATTGCCATTCTTACACAAGGCCTGTATCGTTTCAAAATCCGTTTCCCCTTCATACTTTTCCGGAAGATCATGATGGAAGTAAGTCATCGTATAAGGTTCGCCAGCTGTGATTTCCACAATATTGGCGCTGGTTGGTATAGGGCTTGAAGGCAGCATTTGTTTATCCAGCAAATGATTAATTAACGTGGATTTACCAGCGGAAAAGTGCCCTCCAAACCCGACCATTACTTTTTCATGAATTAATTTATCAATTACATCCAGAACCTTCTCACTCTGAGCAGGATCTTCCGTTTTTAAGTATTGATAGAGATTCTGTAATTGTGCTACGGTCTCTCTCGTTGCTGTCATGCCATTTTCCCCTTTTTGAGTATAGTGTATCATGATATTACTTCGATGGAGTATTATTTACAAGATCATTCAAAAAATTCATTTGTCGATATAAGGAAGTGGTTCTTTGGTATCTAACTGCCCGAGAACTCGTTTAATTGGTGACCTGGTCCCTTTCATCCAATCGCTCAGACTGAATGTGACTGGAGTGCTATCTCCTCCAAGCCCAAAAAGCATAGTTAGAGACTCAGGGTAATAACACGCCGTATGAATAGTACCTGACCACTGGCTGTACCTCTTCGAAAAGATTGGATGCCTGGTTTCATTCAGGTACTTGAAAGCTTCTCTCCCTGTGGAAAGTTGAGGATGGCCTTCTCTTAAGGAACGGAGGCGGGTATGGGATTCTTCCACGTGGCGACGGTTTTCCTGAGGAATGACTTCAAAGTGATTCGTACATACACTTTCCTGCCGAACACGAATCCCTCTGGGCGAACCCTCTACAATTCTTGAATTTCCGCTCCGATCATAAAGGACATAATTAAAGGAATGACGGTGGGGAAGCTCCTTTAACCACTCAATCGCTTCATCCGTGGTCATACAATTTTCAAGTAATATTCGTGTTAAAAGACAACAGATCAAACCATCTCCTGGTTTAATTCGATTAACAAAATTATACCCTACGCAAAGACCGTATTCATTCATTCCATCCGTTCTACCGATGATACGTTGGGAAGGACCAATCAAAGCATGACCTTCCGAAGGCTGAAATAGAACAAGACGTCCTTCATAGGTTTTCGGATGATAATCGTAGTTACGAGCAAAGAAGTTCTCTTTAGCCATAATGGAGCATCCTGAGTGAACCCAGTCCTGCTGCCAGCCGCTGAATTCATGAACAACCTCCTCCAGCGGCCATCCTAAACCGGCTGAAAGTCCTTCTAATTCAGCCCACAGCCCGCTTGAATATTTCATAAAAAAAGCTTTGGCTTCCTTTTGATTGACCCTGTATTTACGCATGGATTTGGTTCTTCGGTTTCGGTACTTAGTAAGCAGCGGATTTTCTTGCAGCTGCTCGGCCTGATAACGTCCGAATGCATAATGACTTCCCTTAAACTGGATAACGTCTGTATAAATCTGTTTCATTTTTTTCTCCTTGAGCCCCTATCCCTTAACCCACTCCCTAATAGAGGTGTGAAAAGCGGGATCGTGCAGAATATGATTATGATCGGTGTCTTTAACAATTGTCATGTTCATCCCAAACGTATCTTCATACCATTCGCTTAAACGCTCCGGATGAACTACTTCATCATGCTCTCCTACGTAAGTACGTACTCGGTCTTCCATTCCTCGAAATAAGTCTGTCGGCACTTCCTCGAGAAAGCGGGACATCATCAAGCGGAAGCTGAGCGATAGCCTTCCTGTATGATGGAATTCATCCGGGATTTGAGCAACCGTCCAATTCAAAATGCGCTTTACTCCTAATTTGTACAATACCATTAGAGATCCTGCTTTTTTCTGATACACAACATAGTCCACATCTGTAGAAGGTTTAAACTGATCCGTAGCATCATTACGGTAAACAGAAAGAGTGGGATGGAAAAAAGGAGAAATAAATAAGTAATGATCAGCTGCCTTAGGATTTCTATGAATCAGCCTTAACAAATTAGCACATCCCATCGAGTGACCCACTAATAAAATTTGATCATACCCTTTTTTCTTAACAAAATGGATGAAGTCAAATAAATCATCATCAAACTGCTCCATATAAGAAAGGTCCCCGCGAGGGTTCAATTGATCGTACCCTCTCAATATCGGTAAAAATACATCGGCTTCTATTTCCAGCGATTCAGCAAATTTTTCCTGGTGGTTCAACTCAGCGGTAATGCCATGGATTAGGATTACAGCTCGATTTTTGGGTCTGTCTTTTTCAAAAGAGACATAATGCAAATGAGAAAAATCTCTTGCCGTATATGTTTTCCAGTTTGTTTTTACCATGTCTTGATCTCCTCTATTCCATTTGCTGGAGGTATTTTGTAAATTCATTCACAGGGAGCTCATGCTGAAGCCGCTGCTCCAATCGTTCCATGTAATTCTTACTTAAATAGTAACGTCCTCCGCGATGGATTTCTCTTGCGTAATGCAGGGGAGGAGTAAGATTTTCTTTTTTGTGAATAACGGTAAACGAAAGAGCTTCTACCACGGGGCCATTATGAAGAGTCACTTCAACTACTACCGGTCTGTAGACCTGGTTTGTTACACCTTCCCGGCGAAATAAATAATCAAGAGCTTTCCCCGTAATGTTATAAACCACTCCCTCTACTGAGTCTCCGCTTCTCTCGATAATATCTGCTCGCCCTCCATCAGCACGGTGATAAGAAAAGCCCAGATGATATCCTTGCAGTTCAGCTCCACCTTCAATTTTCTGAAATAAGTTCTGAACACCGCTTTTATAGAACCGCTCCTGGTCCATACATGATCCGAAAGCGAAATAATAATAGGATTCCTTCTTTAATAATTGTTCCACCTTCCAGTCTCGGTGAAGAACTGGTTTTCCTTCCGGTG
The Halobacillus halophilus DSM 2266 DNA segment above includes these coding regions:
- a CDS encoding dynamin family protein; the encoded protein is MTATRETVAQLQNLYQYLKTEDPAQSEKVLDVIDKLIHEKVMVGFGGHFSAGKSTLINHLLDKQMLPSSPIPTSANIVEITAGEPYTMTYFHHDLPEKYEGETDFETIQALCKNGNDISRVVISRPDCGLPEHVTVLDTPGVDSTNDADRLITESSLHLMDVLYYVMDYNHVQSEVNVKFLMEMQERGTPFSVVINQIDKHNEAELSFEDFKQSVEHSFSSRGIEPEAIYYISLRDFSYDKNEYEALKAAFTQLYSSSYARVQEQAVKAAETIIEESVHNRSDGFFQREQELKDRKEHLDKGMSESHLTQEDRRDTEQVISEAADLFKRRVSSFIPNAYLMPSSLRDEAEKFLESRQRGFKVGVLFTKKKTEEVKEERESAFYDQVLESIEKNLKWPLKERLLEVTEELSITDEELLNEIQRFNFIYEKAKLQDMIEPGASVTGHYILRYTDQLSNDIKKEMRQFVNQWWNQIEKHIRNEKKKEYEKNKSVFQAMEEKDQIVEELEQMEEDLASYRKNLYQSLENETLSSMVKDLIKNDLEEREKRVQHKQITSELLEQTVERNFDEDLSPEPSLTEGQASIDSTLQRVTKALSIVEDVEGIDGLVHQLRDKQDRLRNRHYTVALFGAFSAGKSSFANALLGDTLLPASPNPTTATINKISPSSDENPHGSIQAIVKKEEELLDDLEPIFTKLELRSDTLSGYVTQLESVKDLSRLDHRSTSFLEAFLNGYNSMKEHLGQSISIPWNEFSMYVAEESKSCFIESVEIFYDCPFTEAGITLVDTPGADSVNARHTDVSFEYIKDADAVLFVTYYNHPFSKADESFLTQLGRVKDSFAMDKMFFIINAVDLASSEEEVKHVEKYVADQLGRFDIRKPRLFSLSSLIGLREKQGERGQSSGINAFEAQFNQFLHGELAEVLTQSMERNLNELKETLATFIENNQLNEKERKQFLKKAKAQHEEALDVIKDFDRMKEKESLKNKIDKQIYYVHHRMMLNFTDYFKRHFNPATINGKDQTIQDQLREARDELVQEIEFEMNQEFKAVGVRIERLLEGLIDQIQQESEGELKKVRKHLRLERREWPSIPLPAFHGELVIDERQSSSILKKFKSPRAFFELNEKEEMKDEFADLISPILKNQLDEANKIMKDYYEQQWQYLLEDHVHEWRHQIDASFNSLIHSVENPPDIGPLEKKFEQINKLV
- a CDS encoding C45 family autoproteolytic acyltransferase/hydolase codes for the protein MKQIYTDVIQFKGSHYAFGRYQAEQLQENPLLTKYRNRRTKSMRKYRVNQKEAKAFFMKYSSGLWAELEGLSAGLGWPLEEVVHEFSGWQQDWVHSGCSIMAKENFFARNYDYHPKTYEGRLVLFQPSEGHALIGPSQRIIGRTDGMNEYGLCVGYNFVNRIKPGDGLICCLLTRILLENCMTTDEAIEWLKELPHRHSFNYVLYDRSGNSRIVEGSPRGIRVRQESVCTNHFEVIPQENRRHVEESHTRLRSLREGHPQLSTGREAFKYLNETRHPIFSKRYSQWSGTIHTACYYPESLTMLFGLGGDSTPVTFSLSDWMKGTRSPIKRVLGQLDTKEPLPYIDK
- a CDS encoding alpha/beta hydrolase, giving the protein MVKTNWKTYTARDFSHLHYVSFEKDRPKNRAVILIHGITAELNHQEKFAESLEIEADVFLPILRGYDQLNPRGDLSYMEQFDDDLFDFIHFVKKKGYDQILLVGHSMGCANLLRLIHRNPKAADHYLFISPFFHPTLSVYRNDATDQFKPSTDVDYVVYQKKAGSLMVLYKLGVKRILNWTVAQIPDEFHHTGRLSLSFRLMMSRFLEEVPTDLFRGMEDRVRTYVGEHDEVVHPERLSEWYEDTFGMNMTIVKDTDHNHILHDPAFHTSIREWVKG
- a CDS encoding gamma-glutamylcyclotransferase, with the translated sequence MYAFVYGSLRKNEQNHHFLEGASLISEQAWTSGELYSGSSYYPLLIKNEASLAYGELYEIDEGMLQQLDRLEGYREKDPDSLFKRETSAVHTQQKSYSAYVYYYPHPPEGKPVLHRDWKVEQLLKKESYYYFAFGSCMDQERFYKSGVQNLFQKIEGGAELQGYHLGFSYHRADGGRADIIERSGDSVEGVVYNITGKALDYLFRREGVTNQVYRPVVVEVTLHNGPVVEALSFTVIHKKENLTPPLHYAREIHRGGRYYLSKNYMERLEQRLQHELPVNEFTKYLQQME